One Thermodesulfobacteriota bacterium genomic window carries:
- a CDS encoding flavodoxin domain-containing protein: MRKVAVVYATRTGETEKMALTIAEGVRAMGGQAQLLRADAVTDPSVLAPYEALAVGTPTQEAKEVPEIAAFLDRLAASGVTGKYAAAFGSYGWSGEGPYRVALRLERECGMKMVAEPLRARQGVKDADLDGCRAFGMKLVFAP; the protein is encoded by the coding sequence GTGAGGAAGGTGGCCGTCGTCTACGCGACCCGAACCGGAGAGACCGAAAAGATGGCCCTCACGATCGCCGAGGGCGTGCGGGCCATGGGAGGGCAGGCGCAACTCCTGCGGGCCGATGCGGTGACCGATCCGTCGGTGCTCGCTCCCTACGAGGCCCTGGCGGTGGGCACCCCCACCCAGGAGGCCAAGGAGGTGCCCGAGATCGCGGCGTTCCTCGACCGCCTCGCGGCGAGCGGCGTCACCGGCAAGTACGCGGCAGCCTTCGGGTCCTACGGGTGGAGCGGCGAGGGGCCGTACCGCGTGGCTCTGCGCCTGGAGCGGGAGTGCGGCATGAAGATGGTGGCCGAGCCCCTGCGGGCCCGGCAGGGGGTGAAGGACGCCGACCTCGACGGGTGCCGCGCCTTCGGCATGAAGCTGGTCTTCGCCCCGTGA